CTCAATTCTTTTTTCAACATCCTTGACAAATATCCCCTCAGATAGGGAATCAGTTAATTCTTTCTGGCGAAATGCCAGGTAAGTTTTGAGTTGGAGTCGATGATGTCTCCATTTGAAGAAAACAAGCAATAAGGCCCAACAACTCAGGCCGAATATTATTTCTGATATACGGCCATCCAGAAGGTCATGAATATAGTGACTTTTAATTTGAGGAAGAGGAAAAATAAGATGGAAAACAGAGGTAAAAATTAGTGCAAGCACCAGAGATCTTAGAAGATCTAGCAGATCTGAGGAGGAGCGTTCGGTTATGTAAGTCCCACAATTTTGGCAATAGATCGCTTCATCAGGGTTGTTCCGGGAACAGTTCAAACATTTCATCCAGTTCCTTTATTTTTTTAATTGCTGCAGGTATTCCTCCCATTCAAGTGGAAGTAAATAGCTTTTCTGGGTATTGCAGCTTTTGCAACTGGGAACGAGATTTGACTTAGTTGTAAATCCTCCACGAGTGAGTGGAATCAGGTGATCCATTGTCAACTCCTTTGCTGGAAGGGATTGCTCACAATAGTAGCATTGGTTGGATGCACGACGATTTTTCCACCACTGTGATTTGCGAATTTCCTGTGCTTTTCTTCTTTCTTTTTGAATATGTTCTTCGTCCGCAGGCTCAAACCAATTCTCTAATTTTTTCAAGATCCTCCCTCCAAGACCCGTCTACTCCAAGAGGCCCCTGTTTCTTCAAATCCCCTAGGAGTAGTTGTAAGCCGCCTCACCCCTGTTCCGTCAACAAACATCACATATAATTTAAAGATTCCAGTTCGTTCTGCTGCAAAGACTATTTGACGGCCATCAGGAGACCACGTTGGCTTTTCTGAGTCGTATCCTCCATAGGTTAACTGTTGGTAATCATCACCAAAAGGATCCATCAGAAATATTTGATTTCTACCATTTACACTTCGAGAGAACACTATGCGCGTTCCATCAGGAGACCAGACTGGGTCGCTATTGCTGAAGCCATCAAAAGTTAGGCGGTAAATCGATCCAGAATCCCTATCTCTCATGTAAATCTGTTCTCTACCAGTTCGATCTGACACAAAAACAAGGTTTCGGTTATCCGGTGAAAGCGTAGGCGCTGTATCAATGCTGCTGTGTCGGGTGAGACGTTGGGTTTTTCCTGATTCAATGTCAATGTCATAAAGATCTACATTGGCATTCACACTGATGGTTGCAACCACTCGGTTACCGTTACTATACCAAGTACCGCCACTCGTTACACCATTATCACCCCTTCTA
The sequence above is drawn from the SAR324 cluster bacterium genome and encodes:
- a CDS encoding zinc ribbon domain-containing protein, which translates into the protein MKCLNCSRNNPDEAIYCQNCGTYITERSSSDLLDLLRSLVLALIFTSVFHLIFPLPQIKSHYIHDLLDGRISEIIFGLSCWALLLVFFKWRHHRLQLKTYLAFRQKELTDSLSEGIFVKDVEKRIE
- a CDS encoding HNH endonuclease, which gives rise to MKKLENWFEPADEEHIQKERRKAQEIRKSQWWKNRRASNQCYYCEQSLPAKELTMDHLIPLTRGGFTTKSNLVPSCKSCNTQKSYLLPLEWEEYLQQLKK